A window of Xenopus laevis strain J_2021 chromosome 1L, Xenopus_laevis_v10.1, whole genome shotgun sequence genomic DNA:
CTTGCCTACAGGGACTACGCTGTTCTAAGGTGCTGTGAGTACATGCTATCCTACTGTATATTGCTCTATGTTCCTGTTATTTCTATAAACTACTGTATGGATCAAGTTGTGAATACACTAAGttctttggttaagcataaagaaccactggtgcccaattattgtgcatagcactttgttacagttacactaccACCCTGCCTCCATACCGTTGCGATGGCTTACACCTTGAGAGAAAGATCTCATCCGGATCACAAATATAATTGAAAGTAAGCTTTTAGTAGAGACGGtgccactcattttactatagctcTACACACAGATAAAATACCATCTATAGTAGCTGATGTGCTAACACTGAACCTTTCCCATTTGTGTCAAACTTACTCTAAACAAGTCAATATCATGTGAATGTGGCAATGGATATGAAAATATTCTGTTCAGAAAAAAAGTAGATTTTACTATTTCTTAAAGAATTTAACATATTTGGCAGTATATTGGATTACAAAGCAAGTGTTTAAGAATACTTTTTACACagtgagaaagagaaaaagagagtgaGAAAGATGGAAAGCAAATTGCAGACATAACTTAGTTCTTAGAGAAAAGGCTAAAGAAATagcagaattcttaatgaattaggtAAAAGACTGTTTCTAAAAGAGTGTAGGAATGGCCAAACCAGGGATCACCttgcatatattgcaatatatggacaaatgatCCCTGTTTGGGAGCAGTTTTTCAGAATATTAtgcacaggattttttttttaacttttagtataatgtgtgTATTCTgggacagtttgcagttggtcatttttttttaatttgcattaaattaaaaagataaataagaagtaacaactccgaggtaacttctaatatcctcatattttgcaactgggggtactttatttattacaatacacaaatttcagtgagtcatgtgacagaaatgacatcagaactcaccgtttataactgatgacatcagaactcaccgtttataaggatataatttacaggatattcatggcttttgtgtattataataatatattaataagtaTCATCACAATAGATGACAGCCTATATACAGCATGTTTCTGCAATTTCAGTGGTCTGTTCCATTCCTAgacctattcctattccagatATAAGGCACCTTTGGTGTTATAAGAACTAGTTTGATGTTATGATCAACAACATAAGAACCAGCCCTATTCTAAATTTTCCTTATCGAGCACACACCGACAATACTTCCTTTTTTCAAGCTGAACGTCTTGCAAAGTCCCCTGACAAGTTAAATGACACTTGGCAAAGTAAGTCTTCTGCTGACAGCCAGCAAATGTGAACACTAGGCACGACTTGTGCAGGCAAATGCAAGGCTTTAGACTGAAAGTCTGCCATGTGTCCTCAAATTGGAGTGCACATTAGCTGACCTGTCCCGTATGGCCAGATAATTGCTATTATGTTTCCAGGGTGACTCATTTTCTACTACAGTTGTTCAGTTCAAGGCAGCAAGAGCTTGAGGAATGCACAAGGGTTAAGAGAATATCCTGTCCACGGCACCAATACATGAGTCCCATACTATATTAAGACCATGGATTATTTCAATCAGTGGAAACAtaaatctaaaattatttttgcattccttttcttggctatgTATGAGTTTTAACATTACCAAATGAACAAATGAAACAATCATTGCAACGATGccgcattttttattttataactgtaACTCAgtgttataatatttttttccattccctCATCCTTCATCATAAGCAAATCCCATTATAACCACTGACCCGTTACACAACTCGGTCATGcatgcataaaaaataaattcttatgTTAAACTGCATTATTTGGTAACGTTCAGCCTAGGGATATCCATTCTGTGTCCTCCAAGTTATTGCTAAAAACAGCACCCAGTTCTGTCTGGAGGATGCAATTCATCAgcaactggggggggggctgcaaaTTATCCATTAATACTTGGTGGGGGGGCTACAGATGAGCCAtgaatattggggggggggtgcagtttAGTCATTAATGCTTGGGGAGGTGCACAAATTAGCCATAAATGTTGGGTGGCTGCAGATTAGACATTAATACTTGAGAAGGTGGAAAGATATGTTTGGTGGAGGGTGATCAGATAGATTAGCCTTTCTTTTAAGCATTTTTGAGCAGTAACAAGATGCCTTGGGAGAACCATGTTTTTTCTACTAAACCATCACatatttaaaattgcatttcAATTCAAATATCTAAAAGGACTGATGccagtcaggtctggactgagagtcaaaataggccctggcaataCAAGTATTCAGAGGCCCAAATGGTCCTTcacaagcccactaaatagtgactgtctatggaccttacagcagcccctctggcatttgccagaacccactgattgccagtccggcctgatGCCAGTGTCTACTTTTCTTGTCAGGACACTATCCAATGCCGCCAGCCAAAAGTATGTAAACAGTGGAATGGCCTCCCCTGACTAAACATGTAGGAAAGGTAGGGCAACAAAACACCACAGGACTCCCATTACAACTCCAATGTTTCATTTTGCTTCCCCACCTGAAGAGCTAAGGTTGTTGGGGGTATTATTGCATATGGGTGTTGGAAGCTATGGTTTAACAATATGTAGAGGGACACATCCTTTATTTAGACTTTGGGCATCAGCTGCAGTGCCATACAATGCTATGCTCAAACCGCAGCTCGGAAATAAGAAAGGTCAGATAAAATCCATTGCCAAGGCCAAGGCTGGtgtataaaattggattttttatgacccccctcccccccaacatGCTTTATAAGCCTGTGTATCACCGCAGGACATGGCAGCGCAACTCCCCTAATAAGCACCCcaagacaataataataataataatgccagcCGTGTCCCTGCGGAGACTGCTGGGGGGAGCGAGAGACGTGGCTGCTACTGCTCTGAAGCAGAGGATTTGCACTGGGAAGGCAGAgctggagaggaggaggagggggtgtAATtggaggaaggagggaggggaggttGGAGAGAGCAGTGCCCGCGTGTGTGCCTCTCATTCCCGGTGTAATTTGCAGCCAATCATCAGTAGGTGTCCACAACCCTGCATCCTCCTCACCTCGGCGCCAATAACTCTCCACCTCTAACGCTTCCCCCCctcctccttctctctctttctccctctctctctctctcttcaccaTCCCCCCCTCTTGTTTCCTAcccccctctttctttctcctctcACAGCCCCCCCATGCCTCTCAGCCACacgcagagaaagagagagagactgactgACTCCCAGGCTGCCTccctccctcacacacacacatcgaCTGGAAACTGACTGGAGAGGCAGCTATAGACACACATACACATCCACACTAACACAGAGGGGAGAACAGGGACCACCGAGAGATCAGCTGCACAAtacactcatccccctccctagtTTTTATTCTTTCTACCTCAGCCTACACCACCGCTCACCGATTTGTCACCATATATCCTTATCTTggacattttttcatttgttcttttttttcttttaggatatacctgttatttttttttttttttaagtattaaaGTGGGTCACGAGGAACTGGCAAGGGCACTTGGACTTGGGCAAATGTCTTTGGTCTCAGGGTGATGTGTGGGCAATTATATGCATTGGCAAGCTAGCAGCATCTGCGTTCTATCCTACATATAGGGGTAAGTACAAAAATTGGGATATGACTATTTTACTCCTCCAACCCCCCCCCCGCCCACACCTTGCACGGTTTGTACCCATTCAGTCTGTTGGGATAAATTACTATAATGTGGAAAGCGctgggcacatttattaattaatCGGCTCCTGCCTCCCCCCTTGATGTTAAATATGACCTTTGATCCTCAGTAGCCAGAGGAGATGTGCCATATTAAGCAGGGCACCACCACTTTTGGTTAGCGGCATAATGAGTGGGAAGAAGATAATTAAACTGTGAGCATCAACTATGgtcagcatttttattttctcttcttcttgTACTTGATTTTCCCTTTACCTGTTACACCCTTGCACTTATTCATTGCCACTACCTGTGCCATGCTGACAGAAAGTGCCGTCTCCCTATATCTTTTGAATCTTTGTGGTTAAAGAAAGGTCGGTTTGTATGAAAACTTAAGAAGAAAATAATTGGCAGTTGCCTATTTGGTTCCACGCGAATTGGCATAACTAGTTTGTGTGCATTTGCAAGTTATTGCATGTGATTGAATCTGTTCTCTGTGGGAACTGAAGAATGTCCCATGTATGCATATTCCTCTCAGCGTCTCTTTTTCCCTTGGATGCATTTAGCCTGGAGCCTTTTGGGGCAGCCTTTTGTACTGCCATCAAACCTCAGCGTGTTAAGAGTCTCGGCTTTCCTTGATAGAGGGCAGAGGCAGTGGCGCTTCCTCTTGGCACAGAGACCAAGGTCTTTCTGGGATTTACAGTGTGTTATCAGCATTCCCCCAGGGTTTGGCGTGTATCCTTCAGCTATATCTagatccccttttatatttatttacacaaactCTCATTTCCTGTCGGTGTAGCTGGCATCTGCTGACGATCAAGTCTTGTACTCATAAGCTGGGCTTTAAACGCTTCATTAATCTAATTATGTGTCTAATTACTGTAATTGATAACCATTtcgaactttgaattttttttgagtCTGAAATTGCGTTTGCTCTCGTTTTGTGACTCTAGCTGTAAATATCGGAAGGCGATATTAAATCAGTGAAGTggcatgttctttttttaagCTGTTCCAGAGAAAGACAGTTTTAGGAAATATCAGTTTTTTTAATGGTACTTGGAAGTGATTGTAGATATAGGCAGGAGAACACATCTAAGTGCTTCAGTTGAGTTTACTGAATAGATAATTGATGTCAGAAAAAGTTTGAGCATATTTCGAAGGTGGAAAAAAATGCTAGACAAGTTTTGTTTTGATCTGGGACACAAATATTCTCTGCTATTAAGGCCATTATAGTATCATTTCTTATAAGTATGTCATTTCTGTGCAGGTGTTTTTTATGGTCCCTGGGTGCTGCCACCCGTGCTTAGGGATGCTAGGGCTTCTTATTCTGTGATTGTACAGAGCTCAGCTTTAGTACAGCTGCTGGCTCTTAGATAACACAAGAAGAATATGAAATTGCCTGACTTATTTTTATCTGGCCCCTTTCTCATCTCCCTCTCTTTCTCATTTCTTCCTTTCTCCCTCCCTCACGTTGCAGGGACCCACCTCCCCACTCCCCACCATTTAAATGGCTGCTCCAATTGAGACCTGTCCTTGGTACATTGAATTAAGACCCTAGCAGAGCCAGCTGTGCTGGGATTCAAACTAATGACCGTCAGACACAGAAGGACACTGTGGCAGCTGGTAGCTCCTATTTTTCCTTGCCTTTTTAGTTCAGATTGTATACAGGCTGGCTCTCAGATGCATAGTGCTTGCCTACAGTTTATACTCGGATGCTTTGTCGACTTTCTCAGCACTTAATTTGCTAATTTCCTGTCATTTTTCTGCTCAAGACCATTTTGCTCTCAGCCTTCCATCATTTCCGTACCTTGACAAGACTTTGTTCATGAATTTCATAACGTTAAATGCCCTCTGGTTAGAAGGTATTATAACCCTTTCCATCTATGATGTCTTTGATCTCCTCATTCCCTCTCCCTTGGCATTTGTCATCACCCCCAATTTCCTCCCCCCCTTCCCCCCGCCACCTTCAGGTATTCCATCCAGCTATTAATGCTATTATGCAATTCAATTATCTACGGGAGTAGGAGGTGGGTGGGGGAAACCGTATTTATTATGTGATGGAAATGATCTTGacagtatatttatttcttttctctCCTCTCTTGTGCACCTATTTGGAATGATTCTCTTTGTTTTACTTGGAACAGTTGGCGTTTGTGACAATGCACAAGAAGATGCTCCGTGACAAATTGCTGTCTGCTGAAAAATCACCTAGAAAGAAATAAAAGGAACGTCTccttaaaaaaatcaaaccagagcaaaataatttttcaatataGAAGGGTTTGCCCAGGGAATAAAGGTGACTGAGTTAAGCAGCTTCAGTGGTTTCCCCCCTTTCTCTCCCCCTACCCCCTTCCAGTTACCCTCCTCTGAAATGTCCAATATGAACAATAATGTCTGTGTGGAGAATGGACAGAACCTCGAGGCTGCTGTGCTCCCCAAGGATAATTTGGTGGAGGGGGCTCTCAACAGCCTCATGGATTACAATTCAGAAATGGAGAGGTATAGGTCCTTTGCCACCTTTTACAAAACCAATGGCGCTTTCCCCCAGGCTGCTAAGATTGCCAGGATCACAACCCCCATTTTCCCCAGTGCACGGATTGGCATGTCCCCTTGGAACTGTGATAATGCAATGCTCTGGGGGAGGAAATCAGCCGCTATCAACCCTAATAGGACCAGCATGCACAGAAACGACTCCCAGAGGCTGGGAAAGCCTGGCGGGGCGCCAGAGTCTTTGCAAATGgcaaataataatttcctttccaCCTTATCCCCTGAACACTGCAGACCTTTGGCAGGGGAATGCATGAACAAGCTCAAATGCGGCGCTGCTGAAGCAGAGATAATGAATCTCCCTGAACGCGTTGGAACTTTTTCCGCTATTCCAGCTCTAGGGGGCATCTCATTACCTCCAGGGGTCATCGTCATGACAGCCCTTCACTCCCCCGCAGCAGCCTCGGCAGCCGTCACAGACAGTGCGTTTCAAATTGCCAATCTGGCAGACTGCCCGCAGAATAATTCCTCGGGAGCCGGCGGGAATCCTGccaagaagaagaggaaaaggtGTGGGGTCTGTGTCCCCTGCAAGCGGCTCATCAACTGTGGAGTCTGCAGCAGTTGCAGGAACCGTAAAACAGGACACCAGATCTGCAAATTTAGGAAATGTGAAGAGCTTAAGAAAAAACCTGGTACTTCACTAGAGGTCAGAGGAGATGATTCTTTTTTTCCCTGCCTAGCCAGCTCCTTAATTCCCCCAGTTCCCCCGCCCTTCCAGTGCTTCTTGTCTGCCTTCAAGATGCACCATTCCTTCTATGAAAGCTCCTCCAGATTGTGAGGTTGTAATAAATGCACATCTGTGTGTACACAGAGAGAtcttttgtgtgtatgtgtgtgtgagcatGCAGTTGACACTCTTTTTTTCTACATCTGCTCTCCAATACAGAGCATTAACTCTCCATTTTCATGCCATAGACAGACTGGTTCAGCATTTCTTTTCTGTCTGGTGAATGGACTGAAAATGCCATTATTAACTGTTTGTTGAATACACATTACCTTTTCAATGCTTTGAGCTGACTGCTGTCTCCATTGTTTTCTGATCCTAGTTCCAGTTAAAATTTTAAGGCAGAGTTTTACCAGAACACAGATCTATAGATTTCATAGAAGATTCTAACTCAGAACAACTTCCTCAGCGGCCTCAGTGGGCCTTTTTGGTACATGGCCCATACTTGGGGGATAAGGGCTATGTCATCTGACCCACCTATGTCTTTGAGCAGTGGCAGGCAGATGCTACTGATGTCATTGCTTAAAGACACAGGGCGGATTGCATTGGTGATTTCTCCAAAGGCCTAGTATACACTAAGTGTAACTTAGCACTgaagaaagaaaaatagtttgtgaACCAGAATTTGTGTGTAAAGGATTGTATGTTAGAAATTTGGTCAGTTTGGGCATACAATATTTATGACAGTAAAACTATAGCAGATTTGAGACAATGCAATTTCataatatttgtttatatatttttgtttcttgtaAGTCCATTTCTTACAGGCCTGCCCCAATAAATAGCAGCACAAAGCACTATCAATAAAGGGCTGCCATTGGGGCATTAAATTATTACAGATGCAGAAATGACTAAAAGCTTGTGCAACATAAACAGGTATGAGCATTCCATCAATAGTGATTTAATGCAACCcagcaacttaaaggaacagtaacaccaacaaattaaagtgttttaaagtaatataaatatcatgtagcgttgctctgcactggtaaaactggtgtatctgcttcagaaactctattatagttcatataaacaagctgtgtagcaatggaagaaattgaaaacaaaaatatatggcacaggttaaatacagagcttatctgctatctgctgtgtaacctgagccttttctcatttgaatggctgcccccattgctacacagaaacttatttatataaacaaacgtaaagtttctgaagcaaacacagcagttttgccagtgcagggcaacactaaattgtattgttttacattaaagcacttttattttgttgttgttaatgttcctttaatttcaGAGATGGCATATGTACTGGGGCAAGCCGCAAGCTCATTATAAAGCTCGGTTTACCATTGCTTATAAAGTACGTTTTCAGATGCTTTCAGCATTGGAGTATGTTAAGATGTGTTTATCCTTCAGGATGTGTATAGAAATTGTACTGTTTCTGTTATAGAAAGTACAAGCAGGGCTGCCTATATAGCTGCTGCATTCATTCATAAATTACTAGCTTCAGTCTCATTCAGTAAAAGCTTAATGGTGCACATTTGTCTTTTCTAAAGGGTGCCACACAACTTCTGCCACCCGCATGTTAGATTTGCAGACAGGGGTCAGTGAACATGCAATGTCTTTTCACGTGTAATGTGCAACTGAGACTTGCTCTCTATTTCAGTTCATCTCTACTAttctctgaaattttttttttaaaccatcttTTTGCAAAGATAAGTGCATCAAAGATACCAAAGGGCCTGACAAGAGAGAAGAAGGCTGTACATTTAATGTTTTAAACCAAGCAATGTCATAATTGTTTTATTGATATTAATAAAGGCATTGAACTTGCTGGAAATTTCATCTTTCCCCCACCCCACAAAATCAATATCCAGCTGACAGGATGATTTATTGTGCGCTGCCCTTAGTTTATGTTGCTTTATATTATTGTTTGAGTTGGACGATTCACCGGAAATTTAACCTCAGCTAAAGTATTGTCAGTATACTTGGAGGCTTCTTTTGTTGGGAAGTACTGATAAGCACCTTTGTATGATACTCAGCTTTGTATTTATTCAGAGACATTAAAGGCAAAAGATAACAACCCCAATAATAAATaggatatattttgtattttttttgtcttcagtAAAGTAGACCTTGCTAATTGCATGCTCAAACTTTTCCATTTACCTCAACAGAGACATTTTTCATAGACAATAGTTTATTTAAGAATAATAGGGACACTGTTGCATCTGCAAAGGTGAGCAATATGGCATCTCCAGATAACCTGCCCTTATATTTGGATGTTgtttgaagggaaaaaaagatagcAGTTATTGTACATTGTTGGACATTAGTTGACATTAACTTCAAATGTCTGCCTGAGTACTCATAGTGCAGAAAGGTGTTTTTAGCTGGACCTCTGTCTCACCATTGTAAAGTCATTG
This region includes:
- the cxxc4.L gene encoding CXXC-type zinc finger protein 4 isoform X1, giving the protein MSNMNNNVCVENGQNLEAAVLPKDNLVEGALNSLMDYNSEMERYRSFATFYKTNGAFPQAAKIARITTPIFPSARIGMSPWNCDNAMLWGRKSAAINPNRTSMHRNDSQRLGKPGGAPESLQMANNNFLSTLSPEHCRPLAGECMNKLKCGAAEAEIMNLPERVGTFSAIPALGGISLPPGVIVMTALHSPAAASAAVTDSAFQIANLADCPQNNSSGAGGNPAKKKRKRCGVCVPCKRLINCGVCSSCRNRKTGHQICKFRKCEELKKKPGTSLEVRGDDSFFPCLASSLIPPVPPPFQCFLSAFKMHHSFYESSSRL
- the cxxc4.L gene encoding CXXC-type zinc finger protein 4 isoform X2 produces the protein MSNMNNNVCVENGQNLEAAVLPKDNLVEGALNSLMDYNSEMERYRSFATFYKTNGAFPQAAKIARITTPIFPSARIGMSPWNCDNAMLWGRKSAAINPNRTSMHRNDSQRLGKPGGAPESLQMANNNFLSTLSPEHCRPLAGECMNKLKCGAAEAEIMNLPERVGTFSAIPALGGISLPPGVIVMTALHSPAAASAAVTDSAFQIANLADCPQNNSSGAGGNPAKKKRKRCGVCVPCKRLINCGVCSSCRNRKTGHQICKFRKCEELKKKPGTSLERTPVPSAEAFRWFF